A single Brienomyrus brachyistius isolate T26 chromosome 11, BBRACH_0.4, whole genome shotgun sequence DNA region contains:
- the LOC125751361 gene encoding acidic leucine-rich nuclear phosphoprotein 32 family member A-like isoform X1 yields the protein MEMKKRIHLELRNRTPSDVKELVLDNCRSNEGKIEGLTDEFEELEFLSTINVGLTSVANLPRLNKLKKLELSDNRISGGLEVLAEKCPNLTHLNLSGNKIKDLSTIEPLKKLEGLKSLDLFNCEVTNLNDYRENVFKLLPQLTYLDGYDKEDKEAPDSDTEAYAEGLDDDDEEEEEEDEVEDDEYDDDVAPGEEDEEECEEEDEDEEVEEEDDVSGEEEEDLNDGEEEGDYEEERGQKRKREADEEGEDED from the exons ATGGAAATGAAGAAAAGAATTCACCTAGAACTGCGAAATCGAACGCCGTCAGAC GTTAAAGAACTTGTTCTAGACAACTGCCGTTCAAATGAGGGTAAAATCGAGGGCCTTACGGATGAATTTGAAGAACTGGAATTCTTAAGTACAATCAATGTAGGCCTAACGTCAGTTGCCAATCTGCCTAGGTTAAACAAGCTTAAGAAG CTTGAACTCAGTGATAACAGAATCTCAGGGGGGCTTGAAGTGTTAGCAGAGAAATGTCCAAATCTCACACATCTCAACCTCAGCGGCAACAAAATCAAAGACCTCAGCACAATAGAACCTCTG AAAAAGCTGGAAGGTCTAAAAAGTTTAGACTTGTTCAACTGTGAGGTGACAAACCTGAATGACTACAGAGAAAATGTGTTCAAGCTTCTCCCTCAGCTGACGTACCTGGACGGTTATGATAAAGAAGATAAAGAGGCGCCAGACTCTGACACAGAGGCGTACGCTGAGGGTCTGGATGATgacgatgaggaggaggaggaagaagatg AGGTAGAGGATGATGAGTATGACGACGATGTTGCTCCTggagaggaggatgaggaggagtgTGAAGAAGAAGACGAGGATGAAGaagtggaggaggaggatgacgTTAGCGGAGAA GAGGAAGAGGACTTAAATGATGGTGAGGAAGAAGGTGATTATG AGGAGGAGAGGGGtcagaaaagaaaaagagaagCGGATGAGGAAGGGGAAGATGAGGATTAA
- the LOC125751361 gene encoding acidic leucine-rich nuclear phosphoprotein 32 family member A-like isoform X2: MGSLSGGASSFEAKRSPVKELVLDNCRSNEGKIEGLTDEFEELEFLSTINVGLTSVANLPRLNKLKKLELSDNRISGGLEVLAEKCPNLTHLNLSGNKIKDLSTIEPLKKLEGLKSLDLFNCEVTNLNDYRENVFKLLPQLTYLDGYDKEDKEAPDSDTEAYAEGLDDDDEEEEEEDEVEDDEYDDDVAPGEEDEEECEEEDEDEEVEEEDDVSGEEEEDLNDGEEEGDYEEERGQKRKREADEEGEDED; encoded by the exons ATGGGCTCATTGTCCGGCGGTGCTTCGTCCTTTGAGGCAAAGCGAAGTCCG GTTAAAGAACTTGTTCTAGACAACTGCCGTTCAAATGAGGGTAAAATCGAGGGCCTTACGGATGAATTTGAAGAACTGGAATTCTTAAGTACAATCAATGTAGGCCTAACGTCAGTTGCCAATCTGCCTAGGTTAAACAAGCTTAAGAAG CTTGAACTCAGTGATAACAGAATCTCAGGGGGGCTTGAAGTGTTAGCAGAGAAATGTCCAAATCTCACACATCTCAACCTCAGCGGCAACAAAATCAAAGACCTCAGCACAATAGAACCTCTG AAAAAGCTGGAAGGTCTAAAAAGTTTAGACTTGTTCAACTGTGAGGTGACAAACCTGAATGACTACAGAGAAAATGTGTTCAAGCTTCTCCCTCAGCTGACGTACCTGGACGGTTATGATAAAGAAGATAAAGAGGCGCCAGACTCTGACACAGAGGCGTACGCTGAGGGTCTGGATGATgacgatgaggaggaggaggaagaagatg AGGTAGAGGATGATGAGTATGACGACGATGTTGCTCCTggagaggaggatgaggaggagtgTGAAGAAGAAGACGAGGATGAAGaagtggaggaggaggatgacgTTAGCGGAGAA GAGGAAGAGGACTTAAATGATGGTGAGGAAGAAGGTGATTATG AGGAGGAGAGGGGtcagaaaagaaaaagagaagCGGATGAGGAAGGGGAAGATGAGGATTAA
- the LOC125751361 gene encoding acidic leucine-rich nuclear phosphoprotein 32 family member A-like isoform X3 gives MRHVKELVLDNCRSNEGKIEGLTDEFEELEFLSTINVGLTSVANLPRLNKLKKLELSDNRISGGLEVLAEKCPNLTHLNLSGNKIKDLSTIEPLKKLEGLKSLDLFNCEVTNLNDYRENVFKLLPQLTYLDGYDKEDKEAPDSDTEAYAEGLDDDDEEEEEEDEVEDDEYDDDVAPGEEDEEECEEEDEDEEVEEEDDVSGEEEEDLNDGEEEGDYEEERGQKRKREADEEGEDED, from the exons ATGCGTCAT GTTAAAGAACTTGTTCTAGACAACTGCCGTTCAAATGAGGGTAAAATCGAGGGCCTTACGGATGAATTTGAAGAACTGGAATTCTTAAGTACAATCAATGTAGGCCTAACGTCAGTTGCCAATCTGCCTAGGTTAAACAAGCTTAAGAAG CTTGAACTCAGTGATAACAGAATCTCAGGGGGGCTTGAAGTGTTAGCAGAGAAATGTCCAAATCTCACACATCTCAACCTCAGCGGCAACAAAATCAAAGACCTCAGCACAATAGAACCTCTG AAAAAGCTGGAAGGTCTAAAAAGTTTAGACTTGTTCAACTGTGAGGTGACAAACCTGAATGACTACAGAGAAAATGTGTTCAAGCTTCTCCCTCAGCTGACGTACCTGGACGGTTATGATAAAGAAGATAAAGAGGCGCCAGACTCTGACACAGAGGCGTACGCTGAGGGTCTGGATGATgacgatgaggaggaggaggaagaagatg AGGTAGAGGATGATGAGTATGACGACGATGTTGCTCCTggagaggaggatgaggaggagtgTGAAGAAGAAGACGAGGATGAAGaagtggaggaggaggatgacgTTAGCGGAGAA GAGGAAGAGGACTTAAATGATGGTGAGGAAGAAGGTGATTATG AGGAGGAGAGGGGtcagaaaagaaaaagagaagCGGATGAGGAAGGGGAAGATGAGGATTAA